In the genome of Flavobacteriaceae bacterium YJPT1-3, the window GAACGACTATGAAACAGTGGCTTTAATTGCCGGAGGGCACACCTTTGGTAAAACCCATGGCGCCGCTAAGGATACCGACTATCTGGAAGCAGAACCTGCCGGAGCCGGAATCGAAATGCAAGGCCTGGGCTGGAAGAACAATTTTGGTAGTGGAATCGGAAAAGACACCATCACCAGTGGATTGGAAGGCGCCTGGACCGATACCCCTACTCAATGGAGCCATAAATACTTTGAAAATCTGTTTGGTTACGAATGGGAGTTGACCAAGAGTCCGGCGGGAGCCTGGCAATACAAGCCAAAAGATGGCGCCGGTGCCGGTACGGTCCCCGATGCGCATGATCCGGAAAAGAAAAATGAACCTTTTATGTTGGTTACCGATCTTTCATTGAAAATGGATCCGGCTTATGAAAAGATATCCAGACACTTTTTAGAAAATCCGGAAGAATTTAAGGATGCCTATGCACGAGCCTGGTTTAAGTTGACCCATCGTGATATGGGACCGGTTTCCCGCTATTTAGGTCCGGAGGTCCCTCAAGAAGAACTGATTTGGCAGGATCCGGTACCGGCAGTGAATCACGACTTAATCGATAGTAATGATATAGCTGACCTTAAATCCAATATCCTGGCCTCTGGCCATTCGGTGAGCGAACTGATCTCGACCGCCTGGGCCTCTGCATCTACGTTTAGAGGTTCTGATAAGCGCGGAGGAGCTAACGGCGCGCGCGTACGCCTGGCGCCTCAAAAGGATTGGAAAGTCAATAATCCGCAGCAATTGGCTAAAGTGCTAGACACGCTTTCGCGAATTCAAAAAGAGTTCAATGATGGTCAATCCGGAAATAAAAAGGTATCTCTGGCCGATCTGATCGTACTTGCCGGAAATGCTGCTGTGGAAAAAGCGGCTAAAGACGGCGGATACTCGGTCACGGTGCCTTTCCATCCCGGACGCACTGATGCTAGTGCCGAGCAGACAGATGCAGAAGCTTTTGACGCCCTGGAGCCACGTGCCGATGGTTTCCGAAACTACGTGAAAGCAGGAATTCAGGTCAATCCGGAAGAATTGCTCGTAGATAAAGCCCAATTAATGACCCTAACCGCTCCTGAACTTACGGTGCTGGTAGGAGGTATGCGTGTACTCAATACCAACTGGGATCACTCCAAGCACGGTGTATTCACCGATAAGCCAGGTACGTTGAGTAATGACTTCTTTACCAATTTGATCGATATGGACACCGTTTGGCAGGCTTCTCCTAACAACGAACAGGTCTTTGAAGGAAGAAAGCGTGGTAGCCATGAGGTCCAATGGACAGGAACACGAGTGGATCTTATTTTTGGTTCTAATTCTGAATTGAGAGCGTTGGCTGAGGTATATGCCTGTGATGATGCCCAGGAAAAGTTCGTCAATGACTTTGTTGCAGCCTGGGCTAAGGTCATGAACCTGGATCGATTCGATTTAAAATAATTGTGCCTGCACAGATTAGAAAAGTGACCTCTTGGGGTCACTTTTTTTTGCTTAAGCCTGTCGGATGATATGCTGTGCTACGTTCCATGATTTTCCGGCCACATCGACCAACCAGGCCAGATGAGCCTTGGGATTCTTAGCGAGTTCTCCGGCAGTAATCCTGGTATTTTTAAGGAAATGACTTCCGTCTTTGAGCAATAGATCCGGCTGGGTCATGCCTGCTAGCAGATAGCTATTGGCGTCTAATCCCGCCTGAAACAAAATCTTTAGGATAAAATCGGCGCTTAATGCCTTGTAGGATGGATAGGTACCCTCGAAAATACCGGCAATGGTGGCTGCAAATTTTGGATCTTCCTTACAGCGTGCAATCAGTACTTTAAGAAAAGTCATCCAGACCGGAGACAAGGTTTTATTGCGCCCAAACTGGACCAATAAATTGGACAAGGAGAAATCAAACTCCAATTCCTGTTCTAATTTTTTCTGGTAGGGGTAGAGGCTTTGTGTGGAGCAGTCATCCTGCTGTATGCAATCCACAATGGGTTGTGCTGCCCAGCGGGCGCTCAATACTGCATATTGAATTCCATCACCACTGAGGGGATTGATCAATCCCGCAGCTTCTCCTACCAGGACTACACGATCTCCCAGGATGGGATTGCGCGCATCGTAAAAGGTAATGGGCCAGCCTTGAATTTTTTCAATCGCATGCCCTTGAGTTCCCAGTCGCTTTTGAAGATCAGGATGGGTAGCCAGATGATCGGCAAAACACTGGCGAACTTCAGAAGCCTGCTTGGGGCAGGTTTTATAGATCATGGCCATGCCTACATTAGCTCCACGTTCTCCTTTGGGAAAAAGCCAATAAATTCCCGGGAAATTTTCTTCACTGAAATAGATGTCAACCCGGTTGCGAGGACCTTGGACCCCTTCGTAGTATGCACGTAACCCTAACAGTTGGAAGGCTGGATCCGGTTGCGAACCCCGAAGGCTGCGACCCACTACCGATCGGCTTCCGTCGGCACCGACAAGCAGCTTAGCGGTAATGGATTGGATGCCTTTTCCGTCTTTAAATCGGGCGACTACCTTTTGAGACGAAACCTTATAATCCAGTAATCTGCTGTTTTGTAAGTACTGTGCTCCTTGTTGAGAAGCAGCCTCATAGATCATTTGATCCAATTCCATTCGCGGAATGATGCGCGCATGAAAAGGTAGATCGTCGGGTTTTTCCAATTGAATGAGGGCTTGATCATTTTTCATGAACAGGCCCACCTGATCAATACTGTTGGCTTTTTGAAAC includes:
- the katG gene encoding catalase/peroxidase HPI, giving the protein MDPNKNGNPHGKVWDVNESSANCPFLNGQYHQAAGGGTSNRDWWPNQLNLNILRQHSELADPMDKDFDYAKAFESLDLKAVKQDIYDIMTDSKDWWPADYGHYGPFFIRMAWHAAGTYRIADGRGGGGTGAQRFAPLNSWPDNANLDKARLLLWPVKKKYGKKLSWADLLILAGNCAHESMGLEMFGFAGGREDIWQPEEDIYWGSETEWLANEQRYADDELENPLGAAHMGLIYVNPEGHNGNPDPVEAAHYIRETFGRMAMNDYETVALIAGGHTFGKTHGAAKDTDYLEAEPAGAGIEMQGLGWKNNFGSGIGKDTITSGLEGAWTDTPTQWSHKYFENLFGYEWELTKSPAGAWQYKPKDGAGAGTVPDAHDPEKKNEPFMLVTDLSLKMDPAYEKISRHFLENPEEFKDAYARAWFKLTHRDMGPVSRYLGPEVPQEELIWQDPVPAVNHDLIDSNDIADLKSNILASGHSVSELISTAWASASTFRGSDKRGGANGARVRLAPQKDWKVNNPQQLAKVLDTLSRIQKEFNDGQSGNKKVSLADLIVLAGNAAVEKAAKDGGYSVTVPFHPGRTDASAEQTDAEAFDALEPRADGFRNYVKAGIQVNPEELLVDKAQLMTLTAPELTVLVGGMRVLNTNWDHSKHGVFTDKPGTLSNDFFTNLIDMDTVWQASPNNEQVFEGRKRGSHEVQWTGTRVDLIFGSNSELRALAEVYACDDAQEKFVNDFVAAWAKVMNLDRFDLK
- a CDS encoding geranylgeranyl reductase family protein, which codes for MVHIKQKVDYDCDVLIVGGGPAGSALAYHLAKAKLKTTVLEAKEFPRDKVCGDGVSPIALREMHAMGITQTHTFQKANSIDQVGLFMKNDQALIQLEKPDDLPFHARIIPRMELDQMIYEAASQQGAQYLQNSRLLDYKVSSQKVVARFKDGKGIQSITAKLLVGADGSRSVVGRSLRGSQPDPAFQLLGLRAYYEGVQGPRNRVDIYFSEENFPGIYWLFPKGERGANVGMAMIYKTCPKQASEVRQCFADHLATHPDLQKRLGTQGHAIEKIQGWPITFYDARNPILGDRVVLVGEAAGLINPLSGDGIQYAVLSARWAAQPIVDCIQQDDCSTQSLYPYQKKLEQELEFDFSLSNLLVQFGRNKTLSPVWMTFLKVLIARCKEDPKFAATIAGIFEGTYPSYKALSADFILKILFQAGLDANSYLLAGMTQPDLLLKDGSHFLKNTRITAGELAKNPKAHLAWLVDVAGKSWNVAQHIIRQA